Proteins found in one Magnolia sinica isolate HGM2019 chromosome 5, MsV1, whole genome shotgun sequence genomic segment:
- the LOC131246814 gene encoding uncharacterized protein LOC131246814: MGRRRATRDPVNVLFGWVRRQSVKVKTFLAVVSVLCSLIALKFLVRDQGHFFVASEAIHAAGIIVLIYKLTRQKTCSGLSLKSQELTAIFLAARLYCSFVMENDIHTLLDFATLISTLWVIYMIRFKLKGSYIEELDNMPIYYMVVPSAVLALIIHPWTSHFILHRILWAFCVYLESVSVLPQLRMMQNAKMVEPFTSHYVFALGVARFLGCAHWIIQVIDTRGQYLFQFGSGYLWLPMVLLAEIVQTFILADFCYYYVKSVVDGQLLIRLPPV, encoded by the exons ATGGGAAGGAGGAGAGCGACGAGGGACCCAGTGAATGTACTGTTCGGATGGGTCAGGAGGCAATCCGTGAAGGTGAAGACGTTCCTGGCCGTTGTTTCGGTGCTCTGCTCGCTGATCGCCCTCAAATTCCTGGTGCGGGACCAGGGACACTTCTTTGTGGCCTCAGAAGCCATCCACGCCGCTGGAATCATCGTCCTCATATACAAGCTCACCAGGCAAAAGACATGCTCCG GTCTTTCTCTAAAGTCTCAAGAGCTCACTGCTATATTCCTAGCTGCAAGACTATATTGCAGTTTTGTCATGGAAAATGACATTCATACATTGCTTGACTTTGCGACACTCATCTCAACACTTTGGGTTATATATATGATACGATTCAAGCTGAAGGGGAGCTACATCGAGGAACTAGACAACATGCCGATATACTATATG GTTGTTCCTTCTGCTGTTCTTGCCCTGATCATCCATCCTTGGACTAGCCATTTCATACTCCACAGAATCCTTTGGGCTTTCTGCGTGTACTTGGAATCTGTATCGGTGCTGCCTCAGCTTCGAATGATGCAAAATGCAAAG ATGGTTGAACCATTTACATCTCATTACGTATTTGCATTAGGCGTTGCAAGATTTTTGGGCTGCGCTCATTGGATCATCCAG GTCATAGATACTCGCGGTCAGTATCTGTTCCAATTCGGAAGTGGGTACTTGTGGCTACCGATGGTCCTCCTTGCTGAAATCGTCCAGACATTTATTTTGGCTGACTTCTGTTACTACTATGTCAAGAG TGTCGTCGATGGCCAGCTGTTGATCAGGCTGCCGCCTGTGTAG